One genomic region from Geotrypetes seraphini chromosome 13, aGeoSer1.1, whole genome shotgun sequence encodes:
- the RXYLT1 gene encoding ribitol-5-phosphate xylosyltransferase 1, producing the protein MRVTRKRLCSLLLCVYSLFSLYAAYTVFFKSYVHSRTHRVAHKKNTHAQEPSLGKQDWNPWENDEKQIQVTAEQRYAFPISAPVKFRVQIWGKAAIGLYLWQHIFEGLLKPTSTAAQWREGNLREGKTHFSFITGPAVMPGYFSVETDGVVLVLNGREEAKIAYAVQWLHYVQTLVETHKLQYVAVVLLGSEQCNNEWIQPYLKKYGGFVKLLFLVYDSPWINEVDIFQWPLGVATYRNFPVVNPDWSMLQASRPYLCNFLGTIYKNSSRETLLAVLRQNGLNHHCWISARERWQPQETNESLKSYQDALLQSDLTLSPIGVNVECYRIYEACSYGSVPVVEDIMTLGNCGNSSLHHKAPLRLLKSMGAPFIFIKNWKELPSILEKEKNLSLQEKIQRRKKLIEWYQHFKAQMKQKFIKVLETSFMQNNKDG; encoded by the coding sequence ATGAGAGTTACACGCAAGCGTCTCTGCTCCCTCCTCCTTTGTGTGTACTCTTTGTTCTCCCTCTATGCTGCTTATACAGTCTTTTTTAAGAGCTATGTCCATTCTCGTACCCACAGGGTAGCACATAAGAAAAATACTCATGCTCAAGAGCCCTCTTTGGGAAAGCAAGACTGGAACCCTTGGGAAAATGATGAAAAACAAATACAAGTAACTGCAGAACAGAGGTATGCTTTTCCTATTAGTGCACCAGTCAAATTTAGAGTACAAATCTGGGGTAAGGCTGCTATTGGCCTTTACCTCTGGCAACATATATTTGAAGGTTTGTTGAAACCAACTTCTACAGCAGCACAGTGGCGAGAAGGAAACCTAAGAGAAGGGAAAACACATTTTAGTTTTATCACAGGTCCTGCTGTAATGCCAGGTTATTTCTCAGTAGAGACAGATGGTGTGGTTTTAGTTTTGAATGGCAGAGAAGAAGCAAAAATTGCTTATGCTGTACAGTGGCTACATTATGTGCAGACTTTAGTAGAAACTCACAAGCTGCAGTATGTAGCTGTAGTGCTCCTTGGAAGTGAACAATGCAATAATGAATGGATTCAACCTTATCTGAAAAAATATGGAGGATTTGTGAAGTTGCTTTTCCTGGTCTATGATAGTCCCTGGATTAATGAAGTTGACATTTTTCAGTGGCCCCTAGGAGTTGCTACATACAGGAATTTTCCTGTGGTGAATCCTGATTGGTCAATGCTCCAAGCTTCTAGACCTTACCTCTGTAATTTTTTGGGAACTATTTATAAAAATTCATCCAGAGAGACGCTTTTAGCAGTTCTTAGACAAAATGGACTTAACCATCATTGTTGGATTTCAGCCagagagcgatggcagcctcagGAAACAAATGAAAGCTTGAAGAGCTATCAGGATGCACTGCTACAGAGTGATCTGACCTTGAGCCCAATCGGTGTAAATGTGGAATGCTACAGAATTTATGAAGCTTGCTCATATGGCTCAGTTCCTGTTGTGGAAGACATAATGACTCTGGGAAATTGTGGTAACTCATCTCTGCACCATAAGGCTCCATTGAGATTACTTAAGTCTATGGGTGCTCCcttcatttttattaaaaactgGAAAGAGCTGCCCTCTATATTAGAAAAGGAGAAGAACTTGAGCTTacaagaaaagattcaaagacgAAAGAAACTTATAGAATGGTACCAACATTTCAAAGcacaaatgaaacaaaaattcaTTAAAGTTTTAGAAACTTCATTTATGCAAAATAATAAAGATGGTTAG